The SAR202 cluster bacterium DNA window TGCAAGATATGAGAAATAGTAAAGCGAATATTATATAATTATTTATTAATCGAATTTCCATTATACTCATTCATTGCTACATCAAAGCCATTAGATAATATACTGTAAATCACTCGTGGTATTGAATTAATTACTTCTTCAATTATTTCCTGTTCTTCAGTTCTAAATTTACCTAACACATAATTAATCGTATTTTCATTTCGATCTTGACTAATCCCAATGCGTATTCTTGCAAATTCATTAGTACCTAGTTCACTAATAATAGATTTGATACCGTTATGACCTCCAGCACTACCATTTTTCCTAAGTCGTATTTTGCCAACTGGTAAGTCTAAATCGTCATATATAACCAGAAATTGAATGTTCTTTCCAAGTTTAGAATGGAATTGTTTTAATGATTTACCACTATTATTCATAAAAGTAGTCGGTTTAATTAAATATATTTCTGTTTCTTGGAAATGAAATGAATCCCATTCAGCTGAATTAGAACTCTTTTTAAGGTTTAATTCGAATTCTTTTGATAATTTATCAATAACATCGAATCCTATATTATGACGGGTGCGATTATATTTTTGTCCAGGGTTACCTAAGCCAACAATAAGCATTTTATTATTTTCAGAATTTACTGGGTTTTTACGAAATAATTTATTAAAAAACATATTAAAGCATCTCTAATAATTCTTGTTCGGTAATAATTTTAACATCTAATTCTTTTGCTTTAACCAATTTAGAACCGGGATCTTCACCCGTAATCAGGTAATTAGTAACACTGGAAACATTGTTAGTTACTTTCCCGCCATTACTATTTATTATTGATTCAAAATCAGATCTAGTATGATTGGCCAATCTTCCTGTAATAACAAAAGTTAATCCCAATAAACTATTTGATTGCTTTTCAATGTTATTAG harbors:
- a CDS encoding aminoacyl-tRNA hydrolase, whose product is MLIVGLGNPGQKYNRTRHNIGFDVIDKLSKEFELNLKKSSNSAEWDSFHFQETEIYLIKPTTFMNNSGKSLKQFHSKLGKNIQFLVIYDDLDLPVGKIRLRKNGSAGGHNGIKSIISELGTNEFARIRIGISQDRNENTINYVLGKFRTEEQEIIEEVINSIPRVIYSILSNGFDVAMNEYNGNSINK